One genomic segment of Esox lucius isolate fEsoLuc1 chromosome 15, fEsoLuc1.pri, whole genome shotgun sequence includes these proteins:
- the dcdc2b gene encoding doublecortin domain-containing protein 2B isoform X4, protein MASSGSATLLPPVKSVTVYRNGDPFHAGRRFVVNHRQLVTMEAFLNDVTQCIQAPLAVRTLYTPRQGHRVRDLHDLQSGAQYVAAGFEKFKKLDYFNTGLKRPPVLKGEGDQARLPHRSNVSAKWRKYIPIPCIIHVFRNGDLRCPPFRFIIPRTWQHDLDQILGLVTEKASLRTGAVRRLYTLGGVGVSSANELESGQYYVAVGTERFKKLPYMELLVPKAPERNAPGNRRVSRRHEGRKAASGPEDRYSDSALLDSPESEGRRVKSTGDEVGEAALPGQANQTSDKEDSSMFHARPVKVRARNRAKPRPPPRAGGAQASVFTGGVQRRREEVRGAEEVQEDKNTVVELPVDQKEAETVDDEDFVGRHVPHSNGGDQSLTEVAEGGNLNWTSQELTCEQPFSDLQRGCHEWEPHVTEKGQIFGKGSTH, encoded by the exons ATGGCTTCTAGCGGGTCTGCAACTCTCCTGCCTCCGGTGAAGAGTGTAACGGTCTACCGGAATGGGGACCCCTTCCACGCCGGGAGGAGGTTTGTGGTCAACCACCGGCAGCTGGTCACCATGGAGGCGTTCCTCAACGACGTGACCCAGTGTATTCAGGCTCCGCTGGCCGTGCGGACCCTGTACACCCCCCGGCAGGGTCACCGGGTCAGAGACCTCCATGACCTCCAGTCTGGGGCCCAGTATGTCGCGGCAGGCTTTGAGAAGTTCAAAAAACTGGA TTATTTTAACACAGGACTGAAGAGGCCGCCTGTGCTCAAAGGAGAGGGCGATCAG GCGAGGTTACCTCACAGATCGAATGTGTCGGCTAAGTGGAGGAAGTACATACCAATACCCTGTATAATACA TGTTTTCCGCAACGGAGATCTCCGCTGCCCACCATTCCGTTTCATCATTCCAAGGACCTGGCAGCATGACCTGGATCAGATCCTCGGCCTGGTCACGGAGAAAGCCAGTTTACGCACCGGAGCAGTTCGcag GTTGTACACCCTGGGCGGGGTGGGAGTGTCCAGTGCAAACGAGCTGGAGAGTGGCCAGTACTACGTGGCTGTGGGTACCGAGAGGTTCAAGAAGCTTCCATACATGGAGCTGTTGGTTCCTAAAGCTCCAGAGAG AAATGCCCCAGGAAATAGACGAGTGTCAAGAAGACATGAG GGCAGGAAAGCAGCCAGCGGCCCGGAAGACAGGTACAGTGACTCCGCCCTCCTGGACTCTCCCGAG TCGGAGGGGCGGAGGGTGAAGTCCACGGGGGACGAGGTTGGGGAGGCAGCTCTCCCAGGCCAGGCCAACCAGACATCAGACAAGGAGGACAGCTCCATGTTCCACGCCAGACCGGTGAAGGTCCGAGCGAGGAACCGAGCAAAGCCCAGGCCTCCACCAAGGGCTGGAGGAG CCCAGGCCAGCGTGTTCACAGGAGGTGTACAGAGACGGAGGGAGGAGGTGCGGGGGGCTGAGGAGGTGCAGGAGGACAAGAACACAGTAGTAGAACTCCCTGTCGACCAG aaagaggcagagacagtTGATGATGAGGACTTCGTTGGGAGACATGTTCCCCATTCAAATGGCGGTGATCAG AGTTTGACCGAAGTTGCAGAGG GAGGAAACCTCAACTGGACGAGTCAGGAACTCACTTGTGAACAGCCCTTCTCCGATCTACAAAGAGGATGTCATGAATGGGAGCCTCACGTCACAG agAAAGGTCAAATCTTTGGAAAAGGAAGTACTCATTGA
- the dcdc2b gene encoding doublecortin domain-containing protein 2B isoform X2 gives MASSGSATLLPPVKSVTVYRNGDPFHAGRRFVVNHRQLVTMEAFLNDVTQCIQAPLAVRTLYTPRQGHRVRDLHDLQSGAQYVAAGFEKFKKLDYFNTGLKRPPVLKGEGDQARLPHRSNVSAKWRKYIPIPCIIHVFRNGDLRCPPFRFIIPRTWQHDLDQILGLVTEKASLRTGAVRRLYTLGGVGVSSANELESGQYYVAVGTERFKKLPYMELLVPKAPERNAPGNRRVSRRHEGRKAASGPEDRYSDSALLDSPESEGRRVKSTGDEVGEAALPGQANQTSDKEDSSMFHARPVKVRARNRAKPRPPPRAGGAQASVFTGGVQRRREEVRGAEEVQEDKNTVVELPVDQKEAETVDDEDFVGRHVPHSNGGDQEETSTGRVRNSLVNSPSPIYKEDVMNGSLTSQRKVKSLEKEVLIEPSNLNTDDSNQANSSLEHNWVPSVTDPKPSVLELKAEPRSDTPHLKASSSSFHASHSSQSLENQKKQDKTLIRLNSQHGSL, from the exons ATGGCTTCTAGCGGGTCTGCAACTCTCCTGCCTCCGGTGAAGAGTGTAACGGTCTACCGGAATGGGGACCCCTTCCACGCCGGGAGGAGGTTTGTGGTCAACCACCGGCAGCTGGTCACCATGGAGGCGTTCCTCAACGACGTGACCCAGTGTATTCAGGCTCCGCTGGCCGTGCGGACCCTGTACACCCCCCGGCAGGGTCACCGGGTCAGAGACCTCCATGACCTCCAGTCTGGGGCCCAGTATGTCGCGGCAGGCTTTGAGAAGTTCAAAAAACTGGA TTATTTTAACACAGGACTGAAGAGGCCGCCTGTGCTCAAAGGAGAGGGCGATCAG GCGAGGTTACCTCACAGATCGAATGTGTCGGCTAAGTGGAGGAAGTACATACCAATACCCTGTATAATACA TGTTTTCCGCAACGGAGATCTCCGCTGCCCACCATTCCGTTTCATCATTCCAAGGACCTGGCAGCATGACCTGGATCAGATCCTCGGCCTGGTCACGGAGAAAGCCAGTTTACGCACCGGAGCAGTTCGcag GTTGTACACCCTGGGCGGGGTGGGAGTGTCCAGTGCAAACGAGCTGGAGAGTGGCCAGTACTACGTGGCTGTGGGTACCGAGAGGTTCAAGAAGCTTCCATACATGGAGCTGTTGGTTCCTAAAGCTCCAGAGAG AAATGCCCCAGGAAATAGACGAGTGTCAAGAAGACATGAG GGCAGGAAAGCAGCCAGCGGCCCGGAAGACAGGTACAGTGACTCCGCCCTCCTGGACTCTCCCGAG TCGGAGGGGCGGAGGGTGAAGTCCACGGGGGACGAGGTTGGGGAGGCAGCTCTCCCAGGCCAGGCCAACCAGACATCAGACAAGGAGGACAGCTCCATGTTCCACGCCAGACCGGTGAAGGTCCGAGCGAGGAACCGAGCAAAGCCCAGGCCTCCACCAAGGGCTGGAGGAG CCCAGGCCAGCGTGTTCACAGGAGGTGTACAGAGACGGAGGGAGGAGGTGCGGGGGGCTGAGGAGGTGCAGGAGGACAAGAACACAGTAGTAGAACTCCCTGTCGACCAG aaagaggcagagacagtTGATGATGAGGACTTCGTTGGGAGACATGTTCCCCATTCAAATGGCGGTGATCAG GAGGAAACCTCAACTGGACGAGTCAGGAACTCACTTGTGAACAGCCCTTCTCCGATCTACAAAGAGGATGTCATGAATGGGAGCCTCACGTCACAG agAAAGGTCAAATCTTTGGAAAAGGAAGTACTCATTGAGCCCAGTAACTTAAACACAGATGACAGTAATCAG GCAAACTCATCCCTGGAGCACAATTGGGTGCCCTCCGTCACAGATCCAAAGCCATCTGTCTTA GAGCTAAAGGCAGAACCAAGGTCAGACACTCCTCACTTAAAGGCTTCTTCATCGTCGTTCCATGCATCTCATAGCTCTCAGAGTCTAGAGAATCAAAAGAAACAGGACAAGACTTTGATCAGGTTGAACAG CCAGCACGGAAGTCTTTGA
- the dcdc2b gene encoding doublecortin domain-containing protein 2B isoform X1, with protein MASSGSATLLPPVKSVTVYRNGDPFHAGRRFVVNHRQLVTMEAFLNDVTQCIQAPLAVRTLYTPRQGHRVRDLHDLQSGAQYVAAGFEKFKKLDYFNTGLKRPPVLKGEGDQARLPHRSNVSAKWRKYIPIPCIIHVFRNGDLRCPPFRFIIPRTWQHDLDQILGLVTEKASLRTGAVRRLYTLGGVGVSSANELESGQYYVAVGTERFKKLPYMELLVPKAPERNAPGNRRVSRRHEGRKAASGPEDRYSDSALLDSPESEGRRVKSTGDEVGEAALPGQANQTSDKEDSSMFHARPVKVRARNRAKPRPPPRAGGAQASVFTGGVQRRREEVRGAEEVQEDKNTVVELPVDQKEAETVDDEDFVGRHVPHSNGGDQSLTEVAEGKISSEKDPSPYPEGLGKEETSTGRVRNSLVNSPSPIYKEDVMNGSLTSQRKVKSLEKEVLIEPSNLNTDDSNQANSSLEHNWVPSVTDPKPSVLELKAEPRSDTPHLKASSSSFHASHSSQSLENQKKQDKTLIRLNSQHGSL; from the exons ATGGCTTCTAGCGGGTCTGCAACTCTCCTGCCTCCGGTGAAGAGTGTAACGGTCTACCGGAATGGGGACCCCTTCCACGCCGGGAGGAGGTTTGTGGTCAACCACCGGCAGCTGGTCACCATGGAGGCGTTCCTCAACGACGTGACCCAGTGTATTCAGGCTCCGCTGGCCGTGCGGACCCTGTACACCCCCCGGCAGGGTCACCGGGTCAGAGACCTCCATGACCTCCAGTCTGGGGCCCAGTATGTCGCGGCAGGCTTTGAGAAGTTCAAAAAACTGGA TTATTTTAACACAGGACTGAAGAGGCCGCCTGTGCTCAAAGGAGAGGGCGATCAG GCGAGGTTACCTCACAGATCGAATGTGTCGGCTAAGTGGAGGAAGTACATACCAATACCCTGTATAATACA TGTTTTCCGCAACGGAGATCTCCGCTGCCCACCATTCCGTTTCATCATTCCAAGGACCTGGCAGCATGACCTGGATCAGATCCTCGGCCTGGTCACGGAGAAAGCCAGTTTACGCACCGGAGCAGTTCGcag GTTGTACACCCTGGGCGGGGTGGGAGTGTCCAGTGCAAACGAGCTGGAGAGTGGCCAGTACTACGTGGCTGTGGGTACCGAGAGGTTCAAGAAGCTTCCATACATGGAGCTGTTGGTTCCTAAAGCTCCAGAGAG AAATGCCCCAGGAAATAGACGAGTGTCAAGAAGACATGAG GGCAGGAAAGCAGCCAGCGGCCCGGAAGACAGGTACAGTGACTCCGCCCTCCTGGACTCTCCCGAG TCGGAGGGGCGGAGGGTGAAGTCCACGGGGGACGAGGTTGGGGAGGCAGCTCTCCCAGGCCAGGCCAACCAGACATCAGACAAGGAGGACAGCTCCATGTTCCACGCCAGACCGGTGAAGGTCCGAGCGAGGAACCGAGCAAAGCCCAGGCCTCCACCAAGGGCTGGAGGAG CCCAGGCCAGCGTGTTCACAGGAGGTGTACAGAGACGGAGGGAGGAGGTGCGGGGGGCTGAGGAGGTGCAGGAGGACAAGAACACAGTAGTAGAACTCCCTGTCGACCAG aaagaggcagagacagtTGATGATGAGGACTTCGTTGGGAGACATGTTCCCCATTCAAATGGCGGTGATCAG AGTTTGACCGAAGTTGCAGAGGGTAAGATATCGAGTGAAAAAGACCCCTCTCCTTACCCAGAAGGCCTAGGCAAG GAGGAAACCTCAACTGGACGAGTCAGGAACTCACTTGTGAACAGCCCTTCTCCGATCTACAAAGAGGATGTCATGAATGGGAGCCTCACGTCACAG agAAAGGTCAAATCTTTGGAAAAGGAAGTACTCATTGAGCCCAGTAACTTAAACACAGATGACAGTAATCAG GCAAACTCATCCCTGGAGCACAATTGGGTGCCCTCCGTCACAGATCCAAAGCCATCTGTCTTA GAGCTAAAGGCAGAACCAAGGTCAGACACTCCTCACTTAAAGGCTTCTTCATCGTCGTTCCATGCATCTCATAGCTCTCAGAGTCTAGAGAATCAAAAGAAACAGGACAAGACTTTGATCAGGTTGAACAG CCAGCACGGAAGTCTTTGA
- the soul3 gene encoding heme-binding protein soul3, translated as MERSNCRMNGGGGLDGIGSAGDGESTYGRITLEDLESFTEDQQSDSDTGSMEEEGQMMEDDEQQDRLLRYWQDAARGHQVEVPRDMAEPIHQLTSNDEGRHSREHVPFTLITRKEKCGDVLYEKRHYEKAYWACITVRQDTYEQSICYGFMRLMKYICQQNSSGGYLGLTIPILTIIRTDESRSILSRDVTVAYFLSTEHQAQPPLPSDTDIRLEEWPATNVYTRAFAGATNEVTIINQINIMAEVLDSLAGHVNDSFIVAGYTNPAAANRQNEIWFLERP; from the exons ATGGAGAGATCTAACTGTCGCATGAATGGAGGTGGTGGACTTGACGGCATAGGTAGTGCAGGCGACGGCGAATCCACATATGGGCGGATAACGCTAGAAGACCTGGAATCGTTTACGGAGGACCAGCAGTCAGATTCGGACACTGGAAGTATGGAAGAGGAGGGTCAGATGATGGAGGACGACGAGCAGCAAGACCGATTGCTACGCTACTGGCAGGACGCAGCGCGAGGACACCAAGTGGAAGTGCCCAGAG ACATGGCCGAGCCCATTCACCAGCTCACCAGCAACGATGAAGGCCGTCACAGCCGGGAGCATGTTCCCTTCACTCTCATCACTCGTAAGGAGAAG TGTGGAGACGTGCTGTATGAGAAGCGTCATTACGAGAAGGCCTACTGGGCGTGCATCACGGTCCGCCAGGACACCTACGAACAAAGCATCTGCTACGGCTTCATGAGGCTTATGAAGTACATCTGCCAGCAGAACTCCTCAG GTGGCTATCTGGGTTTGACCATCCCCATCCTGACGATTATCCGGACAGACGAGAGCCGCTCCATCTTGTCCAGGGACGTCACGGTGGCCTATTTCCTGTCCACCGAACACCAAGCCCAGCCGCCACTGCCTTCTGACACGGATATCAGACTTGAAGAATGGCCTGCCACTAATGTCTACACACG GGCCTTTGCTGGTGCCACAAACGAAGTGACTATCATCAACCAGATAAACATCATGGCGGAGGTTCTTGACTCTCTGGCCGGGCACGTGAACGACTCCTTCATTGTGGCTGGCTACACCAACCCTGCAGCAGCAAACCGACAGAACGAGATCTGGTTCCTGGAGCGGCCTTGA
- the dcdc2b gene encoding doublecortin domain-containing protein 2B isoform X3 — protein MASSGSATLLPPVKSVTVYRNGDPFHAGRRFVVNHRQLVTMEAFLNDVTQCIQAPLAVRTLYTPRQGHRVRDLHDLQSGAQYVAAGFEKFKKLDYFNTGLKRPPVLKGEGDQARLPHRSNVSAKWRKYIPIPCIIHVFRNGDLRCPPFRFIIPRTWQHDLDQILGLVTEKASLRTGAVRRLYTLGGVGVSSANELESGQYYVAVGTERFKKLPYMELLVPKAPERNAPGNRRVSRRHEGRKAASGPEDRYSDSALLDSPESEGRRVKSTGDEVGEAALPGQANQTSDKEDSSMFHARPVKVRARNRAKPRPPPRAGGAQASVFTGGVQRRREEVRGAEEVQEDKNTVVELPVDQEETSTGRVRNSLVNSPSPIYKEDVMNGSLTSQRKVKSLEKEVLIEPSNLNTDDSNQANSSLEHNWVPSVTDPKPSVLELKAEPRSDTPHLKASSSSFHASHSSQSLENQKKQDKTLIRLNSQHGSL, from the exons ATGGCTTCTAGCGGGTCTGCAACTCTCCTGCCTCCGGTGAAGAGTGTAACGGTCTACCGGAATGGGGACCCCTTCCACGCCGGGAGGAGGTTTGTGGTCAACCACCGGCAGCTGGTCACCATGGAGGCGTTCCTCAACGACGTGACCCAGTGTATTCAGGCTCCGCTGGCCGTGCGGACCCTGTACACCCCCCGGCAGGGTCACCGGGTCAGAGACCTCCATGACCTCCAGTCTGGGGCCCAGTATGTCGCGGCAGGCTTTGAGAAGTTCAAAAAACTGGA TTATTTTAACACAGGACTGAAGAGGCCGCCTGTGCTCAAAGGAGAGGGCGATCAG GCGAGGTTACCTCACAGATCGAATGTGTCGGCTAAGTGGAGGAAGTACATACCAATACCCTGTATAATACA TGTTTTCCGCAACGGAGATCTCCGCTGCCCACCATTCCGTTTCATCATTCCAAGGACCTGGCAGCATGACCTGGATCAGATCCTCGGCCTGGTCACGGAGAAAGCCAGTTTACGCACCGGAGCAGTTCGcag GTTGTACACCCTGGGCGGGGTGGGAGTGTCCAGTGCAAACGAGCTGGAGAGTGGCCAGTACTACGTGGCTGTGGGTACCGAGAGGTTCAAGAAGCTTCCATACATGGAGCTGTTGGTTCCTAAAGCTCCAGAGAG AAATGCCCCAGGAAATAGACGAGTGTCAAGAAGACATGAG GGCAGGAAAGCAGCCAGCGGCCCGGAAGACAGGTACAGTGACTCCGCCCTCCTGGACTCTCCCGAG TCGGAGGGGCGGAGGGTGAAGTCCACGGGGGACGAGGTTGGGGAGGCAGCTCTCCCAGGCCAGGCCAACCAGACATCAGACAAGGAGGACAGCTCCATGTTCCACGCCAGACCGGTGAAGGTCCGAGCGAGGAACCGAGCAAAGCCCAGGCCTCCACCAAGGGCTGGAGGAG CCCAGGCCAGCGTGTTCACAGGAGGTGTACAGAGACGGAGGGAGGAGGTGCGGGGGGCTGAGGAGGTGCAGGAGGACAAGAACACAGTAGTAGAACTCCCTGTCGACCAG GAGGAAACCTCAACTGGACGAGTCAGGAACTCACTTGTGAACAGCCCTTCTCCGATCTACAAAGAGGATGTCATGAATGGGAGCCTCACGTCACAG agAAAGGTCAAATCTTTGGAAAAGGAAGTACTCATTGAGCCCAGTAACTTAAACACAGATGACAGTAATCAG GCAAACTCATCCCTGGAGCACAATTGGGTGCCCTCCGTCACAGATCCAAAGCCATCTGTCTTA GAGCTAAAGGCAGAACCAAGGTCAGACACTCCTCACTTAAAGGCTTCTTCATCGTCGTTCCATGCATCTCATAGCTCTCAGAGTCTAGAGAATCAAAAGAAACAGGACAAGACTTTGATCAGGTTGAACAG CCAGCACGGAAGTCTTTGA
- the iqcc gene encoding IQ domain-containing protein C, whose translation MDGSDWLNTFTHFQAHIRGYLARKEINCACSEFEDVVREIDGDVGHLDWKGHIIPIPHFKDTADPLRKSDTLSKRHVEKERDRGSGSVEQTGDTEGVQLQYLSDRIEPERDDPHSHGRVSVSLGSCSASSPVGEGELGSCQVEHLQGGGRLEDRGRLEDRGRLEDRGRLEDRGRLEDRGRLEDGEDATSVWSSLDTSYGHFPKGSHQRRTLARDMPRTPEALKLHRNSLAMEMLWLQQAIDSRKKYLTLKERLNMS comes from the exons ATGGATGGAAGCGATTGgttaaacacctttacacatTTTCAG GCACACATTCGCGGATATCTTGCGAGAAAGGAGATCAACTGTGCATGTTCAGAGTTTGAGGACGTTGTAAGAGAAATTGACGGAGACGTTGGCCATTTGGATTGGAAGGGGCACATTATTCCGATACCTCACTTTAAAGACACT GCTGACCCTTTGCGGAAATCTGACACCTTATCAAAAAGACATGTGGAAAAGGAACGGGACAGAGGAAGCGGTTCCGTGGAGCAGACGGGAGACACTGAAGGGGTACAACTTCAGTATCTGTCAGACAGGATAGAACCAGAAAGAGACGATCCGCACAGCCATGGGCGGGTATCCGTCTCTCTGGGTTCTTGCAGTGCTTCTAGTCCTGTGGGTGAAGGGGAGCTGGGGAGCTGTCAGGTGGAGCACCTGCAGGGGGGAGGCCGGCTGGAGGACAGAGGCCGGCTGGAGGACAGAGGCCGGCTGGAGGACAGAGGCCGGCTGGAGGACAGAGGCCGGCTGGAGGACAGAGGCCGGCTGGAGGACGGAGAGGATGCAACTTCTGTCTGGAGCAGTCTGGACACTAGCTACGGACATTTCCCCAAAG GTTCCCATCAGCGGCGGACCCTGGCCAGGGACATGCCCAGGACCCCTGAGGCCTTGAAGTTACACAGGAATTCTCTGGCTATGGAGATGCTGTGGCTTCAGCAGGCTATCGACAGCCGTAAGAAG tacCTGACACTGAAGGAGAGACTAAATATGTCCTAA
- the tmem234 gene encoding transmembrane protein 234, producing MVSLVEVLCLVLVAVLWGCTNPFLKRGTEGIEQVKKENTFLQFLAEVKFLFLNVKYLIPFLLNQSGSLVYYFTLATTDLSLAVPVANSLSFLLTLLTGKLLGEEFGGKRAVGGMVLTMTGISLCITSSISETESTGQQNGTQLDP from the exons ATGGTGTCATTGG TTGAGGTGCTTTGTCTCGTGCTGGTGGCGGTGTTGTGGGGCTGTACCAATCCATTTCTGAAGAGAGGCACAGAGGGAATCGAACAAGTGAAAAAAGAGAATACGTTTCTTCAGTTCCTGGCTGAGGTCAAGTTCCTGTTTTTAAACGTTAAG TACCTTATACCATTCCTGCTGAATCAGAGCGGGTCCTTGGTTTACTATTTCACCTTGGCCACCACAG ATCTCTCTCTGGCGGTGCCTGTGGCCAACTCTCTCAGCTTCCTCCTCACCCTGCTCACAGGGAAGCTGCTCGGGGAGGAGTTTGGAGGGAAGA GAGCTGTTGGAGGAATGGTCCTCACCATGACAGGGATCAGTCTGTGCATAACGAGCTCCATCTCTGAGACTGAGAGCACGGGCCAGCAGAATGGCACACAACTAGATCCATAG